One genomic region from Cellulomonas hominis encodes:
- a CDS encoding PLP-dependent aminotransferase family protein has product MVTRGVGAAQLARLVGGWADEDGGGSLPALLGGAIEDLVVANALPDGVLLPPQRALATALGVSRSTVTEAYERLESAGVVETRHGSGSRVRRAGAAGASAADDGRMTTFAQRGDSVVDLSSGALPGLPAVAREYARLPAADLDRLVATDGYLPGGLPALREVVAARSTAAGLPTSAAQVLVTSGAQQAVWLLARTLLSPGDEVLVEDPSYRGALEAFQACGARLTTVPVRADGIDVDLLERLVTRTRYRALYVQPLAHNPTGTSMPLDRRRRLAEIAARHGITVIEDRCSEDLLLDGRVPPRPLVADLPEDLGVVVGTASKLLWGGLRVGWVRAAEPVVRRLTRIRQGVDLAGAPVDQLVATRLLADADRWVAERRATLTRSLREVEDLLREVRPGWRWTTPTGGVGLWVDVGTDAAALCARYRQRDVLLVPGPSFSATDGCARHVRLPLGHPVAVVAEALARVPALS; this is encoded by the coding sequence GTGGTGACGCGCGGGGTCGGTGCCGCACAGCTGGCGCGGCTGGTCGGCGGCTGGGCCGACGAGGACGGCGGCGGCTCGCTGCCCGCCCTGCTCGGCGGCGCGATCGAGGACCTGGTCGTGGCGAACGCGCTGCCGGACGGCGTGCTGCTGCCGCCGCAGCGGGCGCTCGCCACCGCGCTCGGCGTCTCCCGGTCGACCGTGACGGAGGCGTACGAGCGGCTCGAGTCCGCCGGCGTCGTGGAGACCCGGCACGGCTCCGGCTCCCGCGTCCGCCGGGCCGGGGCCGCCGGGGCGTCCGCCGCGGACGACGGGCGCATGACGACGTTCGCCCAGCGCGGCGACTCGGTCGTGGACCTGTCCAGCGGCGCGCTGCCCGGCCTGCCCGCGGTGGCCCGCGAGTACGCGCGGCTCCCCGCCGCCGACCTGGACCGCCTCGTCGCCACGGACGGCTACCTGCCCGGTGGGCTGCCGGCGCTGCGCGAGGTGGTCGCCGCCCGGAGCACCGCCGCGGGCCTGCCCACCTCGGCGGCCCAGGTGCTCGTGACGTCCGGCGCGCAGCAGGCGGTCTGGCTGCTCGCCCGCACGCTGCTCAGTCCCGGCGACGAGGTGCTGGTCGAGGACCCGTCCTACCGTGGCGCGCTCGAGGCGTTCCAGGCGTGCGGCGCCCGCCTCACCACCGTGCCCGTGCGGGCCGACGGGATCGACGTCGACCTCCTCGAGCGCCTGGTCACGCGCACCCGGTACCGCGCGCTGTACGTCCAGCCCCTCGCGCACAACCCGACAGGGACGTCGATGCCGCTCGACCGGCGCCGGCGGCTCGCGGAGATCGCCGCCCGGCACGGCATCACGGTGATCGAGGACCGCTGCTCGGAGGACCTGCTGCTCGACGGGCGCGTGCCGCCCCGCCCGCTGGTGGCGGACCTGCCGGAGGACCTCGGCGTCGTCGTCGGGACCGCGTCGAAGCTCCTGTGGGGCGGGCTGCGCGTCGGCTGGGTCCGCGCCGCCGAGCCCGTCGTGCGCCGCCTGACCCGGATCCGGCAGGGCGTCGACCTCGCGGGCGCCCCGGTCGACCAGCTGGTGGCGACCCGGCTGCTCGCGGACGCCGACCGCTGGGTCGCCGAGCGGCGGGCCACGCTGACCCGCTCGCTCCGCGAGGTCGAGGACCTGCTGCGGGAGGTCCGGCCCGGCTGGCGCTGGACCACGCCGACCGGCGGCGTCGGGCTGTGGGTCGACGTGGGCACCGACGCGGCCGCGCTGTGCGCCCGCTACCGGCAGCGGGACGTGCTGCTCGTGCCCGGGCCGTCGTTCTCCGCGACCGACGGGTGCGCCCGGCACGTCCGGCTGCCGCTCGGGCACCCGGTGGCGGTCGTCGCGGAAGCCCTGGCCCGCGTGCCGGCGCTCTCGTGA
- a CDS encoding Tm-1-like ATP-binding domain-containing protein translates to MTTVVLVGALDTKRDDYRWLREELRARGADTVLIDVGTFSDGAGADATPEDVARAAGRDLAELRAAGDRGAAMAAMADGAAVLVRRLYDEGRLDAVLAAAGSGGSSVAAHAMQALPVGVPKLLVSTMASGDVSPYVGATDVTLMYSVADVAGINSVSRVVLGNAVAAAWSMAEEHRARASRPAPAEDRPLVGASMFGLTTPAVEEAKARLEELGYEVVVFHATGSGGRAMETLVEGGFLAGVLDLTTTELADELVGGVLTAGPRRLEAAGRHGVPQVVSTGALDMVNFGGRETVPERFADRTFLVHNPTVTLMRTTAAESADLGALIAGKLRAATGPAHVLVPERGFSGIDVAGGPFFDPDADAAVVTALEDGLAGSRVPVERLDLAINDPGFGAAAADALHRLITTAATAAAPDEGTH, encoded by the coding sequence ATGACGACGGTGGTCCTGGTCGGCGCGCTCGACACGAAGCGCGACGACTACCGGTGGCTCCGCGAGGAGCTGCGCGCCCGGGGCGCGGACACGGTCCTGATCGACGTCGGCACGTTCTCGGACGGTGCCGGCGCGGACGCGACGCCCGAGGACGTGGCGCGCGCCGCGGGCCGGGACCTCGCGGAGCTGCGGGCGGCCGGCGACCGCGGCGCGGCGATGGCCGCGATGGCCGACGGCGCGGCCGTCCTCGTGCGGCGGCTCTACGACGAGGGCCGGCTCGACGCGGTGCTGGCCGCGGCGGGGTCGGGCGGCTCGTCGGTCGCCGCGCACGCCATGCAGGCCCTGCCGGTGGGCGTGCCGAAGCTGCTCGTCTCCACGATGGCGTCCGGCGACGTGTCCCCGTACGTGGGGGCCACCGACGTCACGCTGATGTACTCCGTCGCGGACGTCGCCGGGATCAACTCGGTGTCCCGCGTCGTGCTGGGCAACGCCGTCGCCGCGGCCTGGTCGATGGCCGAGGAGCACCGTGCCCGCGCGTCGCGGCCCGCGCCCGCGGAGGACCGGCCGCTGGTCGGGGCGAGCATGTTCGGCCTGACGACGCCCGCCGTCGAGGAGGCCAAGGCCCGGCTGGAGGAGCTCGGCTACGAGGTCGTGGTGTTCCACGCCACCGGCTCCGGCGGTCGCGCGATGGAGACCCTCGTCGAGGGCGGCTTCCTCGCGGGAGTCCTCGACCTCACCACCACCGAGCTCGCGGACGAGCTGGTCGGGGGCGTGCTGACCGCCGGCCCGCGCCGGCTGGAGGCCGCCGGGCGCCACGGGGTGCCGCAGGTCGTGTCGACGGGCGCGCTCGACATGGTGAACTTCGGCGGGCGGGAGACCGTGCCGGAGCGGTTCGCCGACCGGACGTTCCTCGTCCACAACCCGACGGTCACGCTCATGCGGACCACCGCGGCGGAGTCCGCCGACCTCGGCGCGCTGATCGCCGGCAAGCTCCGGGCCGCCACCGGCCCCGCGCACGTCCTCGTGCCGGAGCGCGGGTTCTCGGGGATCGACGTCGCGGGCGGGCCGTTCTTCGACCCGGACGCCGACGCGGCGGTGGTCACCGCCCTCGAGGACGGTCTCGCCGGCTCGCGCGTGCCCGTCGAGCGGCTCGACCTCGCGATCAACGACCCCGGCTTCGGCGCGGCCGCCGCCGACGCGCTGCACCGCCTCATCACCACGGCCGCCACCGCGGCGGCACCCGACGAAGGGACGCACTGA
- a CDS encoding phosphoenolpyruvate hydrolase family protein yields the protein MDRSTALARLRATVAAGRPIIGGGAGTGLSAKSAEAGGIDLLIIYNSGRYRMAGRGSLAGLLSYGDANQIVLDMAAEVLPVVRDTPVLAGVNGTDPFRLMGPFLDELKRLGFAGVQNFPTVGLIDGVFRANLEETGMGFGLEVDMIRAAHERDLLTTPYVFDPEQAVAMTEAGADVLVPHMGLTTSGTIGAQTALTLDESVERVQAMADAAHRVNPDVLVLCHGGPIAEPADAQYVLERTEGVVGFFGASSIERLPTEVAIREQTEKFKAVTF from the coding sequence ATGGACCGCTCGACCGCCCTCGCCCGCCTCCGGGCCACCGTCGCCGCGGGGCGCCCGATCATCGGCGGCGGCGCCGGCACCGGCCTGTCCGCGAAGTCGGCGGAGGCCGGCGGGATCGACCTGCTCATCATCTACAACTCGGGCCGGTACCGGATGGCCGGCCGCGGCTCGCTCGCCGGGCTGCTGTCCTACGGCGACGCGAACCAGATCGTGCTCGACATGGCCGCCGAGGTGCTGCCCGTCGTGCGGGACACGCCCGTGCTCGCCGGGGTCAACGGCACCGACCCGTTCCGGCTGATGGGCCCGTTCCTCGACGAGCTCAAGCGGCTCGGGTTCGCGGGCGTGCAGAACTTCCCGACGGTCGGCCTCATCGACGGCGTGTTCCGCGCCAACCTCGAGGAGACCGGCATGGGCTTCGGGCTCGAGGTCGACATGATCCGGGCCGCGCACGAGCGCGACCTGCTCACCACCCCGTACGTGTTCGACCCGGAGCAGGCCGTCGCGATGACCGAGGCCGGTGCCGACGTGCTGGTCCCGCACATGGGCCTGACCACGTCCGGGACGATCGGCGCGCAGACCGCGCTGACCCTGGACGAGTCCGTCGAGCGGGTGCAGGCCATGGCCGACGCCGCCCACCGCGTGAACCCGGACGTGCTGGTGCTCTGCCACGGCGGCCCGATCGCCGAGCCCGCCGACGCGCAGTACGTGCTCGAGCGCACCGAGGGGGTCGTCGGGTTCTTCGGCGCCTCGTCCATCGAGCGGCTCCCCACCGAGGTGGCGATCCGCGAGCAGACGGAGAAGTTCAAGGCCGTCACGTTCTAG
- a CDS encoding DUF1097 domain-containing protein, translated as MSKFRGLVPLALSVAVLAGAWTQVSSAVGWVTWVGFLSWAAYFAAGAGHEGLKKTVPANLAGAVVGWLIVQLSGALSFPGGLAVAVAAGAFVMCVQAGWSVLGFVPGAFIGCSAFFGTGFDFWPTVLALVAGAVLGWASFWGGEGLARLRRAPAPVAEPVAG; from the coding sequence ATGAGCAAGTTCCGCGGGCTGGTCCCGCTCGCCCTGTCCGTGGCCGTGCTGGCCGGAGCATGGACGCAGGTGAGCTCCGCCGTCGGCTGGGTGACCTGGGTCGGGTTCCTGTCCTGGGCCGCCTACTTCGCCGCCGGCGCCGGGCACGAGGGGCTGAAGAAGACCGTGCCCGCGAACCTCGCCGGCGCCGTCGTGGGCTGGCTGATCGTGCAGCTGTCGGGGGCGCTGTCGTTCCCCGGCGGCCTGGCCGTCGCGGTCGCCGCCGGCGCGTTCGTCATGTGCGTGCAGGCCGGCTGGTCCGTCCTCGGGTTCGTCCCGGGCGCGTTCATCGGGTGCTCGGCGTTCTTCGGGACCGGCTTCGACTTCTGGCCGACGGTGCTCGCGCTGGTCGCCGGGGCCGTGCTGGGCTGGGCGTCGTTCTGGGGCGGGGAGGGGCTGGCGCGGCTGCGCCGGGCGCCCGCGCCGGTGGCGGAGCCCGTCGCGGGCTGA
- a CDS encoding DEAD/DEAH box helicase, producing the protein MPADPATPAAPAAPASPTGPAAPAPWREVVDGLLAWGGAGEARGVERAGRAALQLEVRELTPRTRDRWNGPTSRTAGARRAADDLVRGSGEHRLAARPVLRTGRGWARGGATWSNLPHLQSRLDLDDDQHRWFCQLGALHRAARPAQPGDDPGWLFLDDFANPVLWELLDQARGLGVPLVGSGAGARVRLAGRAVLGLDAAGTDDGGIRLAARLTVDDEPVPVGDAHPIGTHGLWVADLARPRDVLLAPTAAPLTPHHLALLGAPGGRTVADALGAGVVVPAEGAGEFLREHLPALRAGLDVGSADGSVDLPPPAPPTLVLTVTHAPGHVLDLAWRWDGHRGSAPAPDPRTLLPRGLLPATWWPEDAAPGDAALPRPVTLRDVEAAEFATTALPRLAGRRGVRVDTVGTPPAYRELQGTPVLAVTAQPSEQHDWFDLGVTVTVDGRTVPFVPLFSALAKGRRRLLLVDGSYLSLDHPALEPLADLIAEARDLAEWETGLRISRHQTSLWSDLADLADEAETPEPWRALLADAAAPAPVPVPRGLRADLRPYQVEGFRWLAALWRHGLGGVLADDMGLGKTVQTLALVQHAAEQRADGSPRRPFLVVAPTSVVPNWVAEAARFTPGLVVRRVEQTDAAGPTPLADLAAGADVVVTSYALLRLDAAAYRAVGDDVGWAGLVLDEAQQVKNAASRGHEAARDLAVPFTLAVTGTPVENSLTELHALLALTTPGLLPSARRFGDRYVRPIEGAATGISSGPGAGEVPADRERVRAERLATLRRRIRPFLLRRTKDLVAADLPAKQEQTLAVELAPEHRAVYDRYLQLERQKVLGLVDDLDRQRFIVYRSLTLLRMLALDPRLIDPGLAGIPAAKADALLEQIADVVAEGHRALVFSQFTSYLALVAERLTAAGVEFAYLDGSTTRRADVIDGFREGDAPVFLLSLKAGGTGLNLTEADYVFLLDPWWNPAAEQQAVDRAHRIGQHRHVMVYRLIAAGTIEEKVVALQARKAALVDAVIDDGDLFGSALTADEVRDLLA; encoded by the coding sequence GTGCCCGCCGACCCCGCCACCCCGGCCGCCCCGGCCGCCCCGGCCAGTCCGACGGGCCCGGCCGCCCCGGCACCGTGGCGCGAGGTCGTCGACGGCCTGCTCGCCTGGGGCGGGGCGGGAGAGGCACGCGGCGTCGAGCGCGCCGGCCGCGCGGCGCTGCAGCTCGAGGTCCGTGAGCTCACGCCCCGCACGCGTGACCGGTGGAACGGCCCGACCTCCCGCACGGCCGGGGCGCGGCGCGCGGCCGACGACCTGGTCCGCGGCAGCGGCGAGCACCGCCTCGCCGCGCGGCCCGTCCTCCGCACCGGTCGCGGGTGGGCGCGCGGCGGCGCGACGTGGTCGAACCTGCCGCACCTGCAGTCCCGGCTCGACCTGGACGACGACCAGCACCGCTGGTTCTGCCAGCTCGGCGCGCTGCACCGCGCGGCCCGGCCCGCGCAGCCCGGCGACGACCCGGGCTGGCTGTTCCTCGACGACTTCGCCAACCCCGTGCTCTGGGAGCTCCTGGACCAGGCGCGCGGGCTCGGCGTCCCGCTGGTCGGCTCGGGCGCGGGGGCCCGGGTGCGCCTCGCCGGGCGCGCGGTCCTCGGGCTCGACGCCGCCGGGACGGACGACGGTGGCATCCGGCTGGCCGCCCGGCTCACGGTGGACGACGAGCCGGTCCCGGTGGGCGACGCGCACCCGATCGGGACGCACGGCCTGTGGGTGGCCGACCTGGCCCGGCCGCGGGACGTGCTGCTCGCCCCGACCGCCGCGCCGCTGACCCCGCACCACCTCGCGCTGCTCGGCGCCCCCGGCGGCCGGACGGTCGCGGACGCGCTGGGCGCGGGCGTCGTCGTGCCCGCGGAGGGCGCCGGCGAGTTCCTGCGGGAGCACCTGCCGGCCCTGCGCGCGGGGCTGGACGTCGGGAGCGCGGACGGCAGCGTCGACCTGCCGCCGCCCGCGCCGCCGACGCTGGTGCTCACCGTCACCCACGCCCCGGGTCACGTCCTCGACCTGGCGTGGCGGTGGGACGGTCACCGCGGCTCGGCCCCCGCGCCGGACCCGCGGACGCTGCTGCCGCGCGGCCTGCTCCCCGCGACCTGGTGGCCGGAGGACGCCGCCCCGGGAGACGCCGCGCTCCCCCGCCCCGTGACCCTCCGGGACGTCGAGGCGGCCGAGTTCGCCACCACCGCGCTCCCCCGGCTCGCCGGGCGCCGCGGGGTCCGCGTGGACACCGTCGGCACCCCGCCTGCCTACCGGGAGCTGCAGGGCACCCCGGTGCTCGCCGTGACGGCCCAGCCGAGCGAGCAGCACGACTGGTTCGACCTGGGCGTGACCGTCACGGTCGACGGCCGGACCGTGCCGTTCGTGCCGCTGTTCAGCGCCCTGGCGAAGGGCCGGCGCCGGCTGCTGCTGGTCGACGGCTCGTACCTGTCGCTGGACCACCCGGCGCTGGAGCCGCTCGCCGACCTGATCGCGGAGGCGCGCGACCTCGCCGAGTGGGAGACGGGCCTGCGGATCAGCCGGCACCAGACCAGCCTGTGGTCGGACCTCGCCGACCTCGCGGACGAGGCCGAGACCCCCGAGCCGTGGCGCGCGCTGCTCGCCGACGCCGCGGCGCCCGCCCCCGTGCCGGTCCCCCGCGGGCTGCGCGCCGACCTGCGTCCGTACCAGGTCGAGGGCTTCCGGTGGCTCGCCGCCCTCTGGCGGCACGGGCTCGGCGGGGTGCTCGCGGACGACATGGGCCTCGGCAAGACGGTGCAGACCCTGGCGCTCGTGCAGCACGCCGCCGAGCAGCGCGCCGACGGGAGCCCGCGGCGGCCGTTCCTCGTCGTCGCCCCCACGTCGGTCGTGCCGAACTGGGTCGCCGAGGCGGCGCGGTTCACGCCGGGCCTGGTCGTGCGCCGGGTCGAGCAGACCGACGCCGCCGGCCCCACGCCGCTCGCGGACCTCGCGGCAGGCGCGGACGTGGTCGTCACGAGCTACGCCCTGCTCCGGCTGGACGCCGCGGCGTACCGGGCGGTCGGTGACGACGTCGGCTGGGCCGGCCTCGTGCTCGACGAGGCGCAGCAGGTGAAGAACGCGGCGTCCCGCGGGCACGAGGCGGCGCGCGACCTCGCGGTGCCGTTCACGCTCGCGGTGACGGGGACGCCGGTGGAGAACTCGCTCACCGAGCTGCACGCCCTGCTCGCCCTGACCACCCCGGGCCTGCTGCCGTCCGCGCGCCGGTTCGGCGACCGGTACGTCCGGCCGATCGAGGGCGCCGCGACGGGCATCTCCAGCGGCCCGGGCGCCGGTGAGGTCCCCGCCGACCGCGAGCGTGTCCGCGCCGAGCGGCTGGCCACGCTGCGCCGCCGGATCCGGCCGTTCCTGCTCCGGCGCACCAAGGACCTGGTCGCGGCCGACCTGCCCGCCAAGCAGGAGCAGACCCTGGCGGTCGAGCTGGCCCCGGAGCACCGCGCCGTCTACGACCGGTACCTCCAGCTCGAGCGGCAGAAGGTGCTCGGCCTGGTCGACGACCTGGACCGGCAGCGGTTCATCGTCTACCGCTCGCTCACGCTGCTCCGGATGCTCGCCCTCGACCCCCGGCTGATCGACCCCGGGCTCGCCGGGATCCCCGCCGCGAAGGCCGACGCGCTGCTGGAGCAGATCGCCGACGTCGTCGCGGAGGGGCACCGGGCGCTGGTGTTCAGCCAGTTCACGTCGTACCTCGCGCTGGTCGCCGAGCGCCTGACCGCCGCCGGGGTCGAGTTCGCCTACCTGGACGGCTCGACCACCCGGCGGGCGGACGTGATCGACGGCTTCCGCGAGGGCGACGCCCCCGTGTTCCTGCTGAGCCTCAAAGCCGGCGGTACCGGACTCAACCTCACCGAGGCCGACTACGTGTTCCTGCTGGACCCCTGGTGGAACCCCGCCGCGGAGCAGCAGGCCGTGGACCGGGCGCACCGGATCGGCCAGCACCGGCACGTCATGGTGTACCGGCTGATCGCGGCGGGGACCATCGAGGAGAAGGTCGTCGCCCTCCAGGCGCGCAAGGCGGCCCTGGTGGACGCCGTCATCGACGACGGGGACCTGTTCGGGTCGGCGCTGACAGCCGACGAGGTGCGTGACCTCCTGGCCTGA
- a CDS encoding dihydrofolate reductase family protein: MGTIVSTLFISLDGVVEIDPAWHFPYFDDHMGAAVGEDYEGADVLLLGRVTYDSFAGAWPDREAAGGEDAEFARRLGDTRKVVATRGTQDLGWRNAERVEGDLVASVAALKEQPGVGKVVVPGSVSVVRQLLAAGLLDELRLLVHPVAARRGERLFDEGEPVYPLRLLRSEVYPTGVVRLVYAPGELPAARDYADVTDKVPGAGEG; the protein is encoded by the coding sequence ATGGGCACGATCGTCTCGACCCTGTTCATCTCGCTCGACGGCGTCGTCGAGATCGACCCCGCCTGGCACTTCCCGTACTTCGACGACCACATGGGCGCCGCGGTCGGGGAGGACTACGAGGGCGCCGACGTCCTCCTGCTGGGCCGGGTCACGTACGACTCGTTCGCCGGCGCCTGGCCGGACCGCGAGGCCGCCGGCGGCGAGGACGCGGAGTTCGCGCGCCGGCTCGGCGACACCCGCAAGGTCGTCGCCACCCGCGGCACCCAGGACCTCGGCTGGCGGAACGCCGAGCGCGTCGAGGGCGACCTCGTCGCGTCGGTCGCGGCGCTCAAGGAGCAGCCGGGCGTCGGCAAGGTGGTGGTCCCCGGTTCGGTGTCCGTCGTCCGGCAGCTGCTCGCCGCGGGGCTGCTCGACGAGCTCCGCCTGCTGGTGCACCCCGTGGCCGCGCGGCGGGGCGAGCGGCTGTTCGACGAGGGCGAGCCGGTGTACCCGTTGCGCCTGCTGCGCTCCGAGGTCTACCCGACGGGCGTCGTCCGCCTGGTCTACGCGCCCGGCGAGCTGCCGGCGGCGCGCGACTACGCGGACGTGACCGACAAGGTGCCGGGCGCCGGCGAGGGCTGA
- a CDS encoding Fpg/Nei family DNA glycosylase → MPEGHTVHRIARQFARDFVGHRLAVSSPQGRFAAGAALLDGRELLTSAAVGKQLFLGFAGGHVLRVHLGLYGAWDFSGVVSPLVEGGGAVASLGAPRVRRAVRMGEGEREGDVGAEVEDFPPAPVGQVRVRLATGSTVADLRGPTACEVLDPAATAVALAKLGPDPAVEDDVRARMADPRAVAMATGAGPGPGAGADAGAGAAAAAAATAAAGPVAADGAVADAVAPGPGSAADVMVQRLTSRGTPVGQLLMDQAVVAGIGNIYRAELLYRARLDPHVPGKRVPRETARALWDDWSVLLADGIRTGVMITREDLDESGRAAALADPDERHWVYGRAGEPCRTCGTPVVVEEMAGRKLYWCPTCQR, encoded by the coding sequence ATGCCCGAGGGTCACACCGTCCACCGCATCGCCCGCCAGTTCGCCCGCGACTTCGTCGGGCACCGCCTGGCCGTCTCCTCGCCGCAGGGGCGGTTCGCCGCCGGCGCCGCCCTGCTCGACGGCCGGGAGCTCCTGACGTCCGCCGCGGTCGGCAAGCAGCTGTTCCTCGGGTTCGCCGGCGGGCACGTGCTGCGGGTGCACCTCGGCCTCTACGGCGCGTGGGACTTCTCCGGCGTGGTCTCGCCCCTGGTCGAGGGCGGCGGCGCCGTCGCGAGCCTCGGCGCTCCCCGGGTCCGGCGGGCCGTCCGCATGGGCGAGGGGGAGCGCGAGGGCGACGTGGGTGCCGAGGTCGAGGACTTCCCGCCCGCCCCGGTCGGCCAGGTCCGGGTGCGGCTCGCCACCGGGTCCACCGTCGCCGACCTGCGCGGTCCCACCGCGTGCGAGGTCCTCGACCCGGCGGCGACCGCGGTCGCGCTCGCGAAGCTCGGGCCGGACCCGGCGGTCGAGGACGACGTGCGGGCCCGGATGGCCGACCCCCGGGCGGTCGCGATGGCCACGGGTGCGGGGCCGGGCCCGGGCGCCGGAGCGGACGCGGGCGCGGGCGCTGCCGCCGCTGCCGCAGCGACCGCCGCCGCCGGTCCGGTCGCGGCCGACGGCGCCGTCGCCGACGCCGTCGCGCCCGGGCCGGGGTCCGCCGCGGACGTCATGGTCCAGCGCCTCACCTCCCGCGGCACGCCGGTCGGGCAGCTGCTCATGGACCAGGCCGTCGTCGCCGGCATCGGGAACATCTACCGGGCGGAGCTGCTCTACCGCGCGCGGCTCGACCCGCACGTCCCCGGCAAGCGGGTGCCGCGCGAGACCGCCCGGGCGCTGTGGGACGACTGGTCCGTCCTGCTCGCGGACGGCATCCGGACCGGCGTGATGATCACCCGGGAGGACCTGGACGAGTCCGGGCGGGCCGCCGCGCTCGCCGACCCCGACGAGAGGCACTGGGTGTACGGCCGCGCCGGCGAGCCGTGCCGGACCTGCGGCACCCCGGTCGTCGTCGAGGAGATGGCCGGCAGGAAGCTCTACTGGTGCCCGACCTGCCAGCGCTGA
- a CDS encoding GNAT family N-acetyltransferase, which translates to MPLTIETRTADTITAAELYPLLRLRVDVFVVEQTCPYPDLDGRDLLPDTLQVWAHEDGEVLGCIRVLGAGTPEPAIGRVATAGPARGRGVAAALIERGIELCGPDATIHLHAQAHLEGWYGRFGFERAGADYDEDGIPHVPMTRVPRTARG; encoded by the coding sequence GTGCCGTTGACCATCGAGACCCGCACCGCCGACACGATCACCGCCGCCGAGCTCTACCCGCTGCTGCGCCTGCGGGTCGACGTGTTCGTCGTGGAGCAGACGTGCCCCTACCCGGACCTCGACGGCCGCGACCTGCTCCCGGACACGCTGCAGGTGTGGGCGCACGAGGACGGCGAGGTCCTCGGATGCATCCGGGTGCTGGGCGCGGGGACACCGGAGCCGGCGATCGGCCGGGTGGCGACCGCCGGGCCCGCGCGCGGGCGCGGGGTGGCGGCCGCGCTGATCGAGCGCGGCATCGAGCTGTGCGGTCCGGACGCCACGATCCACCTGCATGCCCAGGCGCACCTCGAGGGCTGGTACGGCCGGTTCGGCTTCGAGCGGGCGGGCGCCGACTACGACGAGGACGGCATCCCGCACGTCCCGATGACCCGCGTGCCGCGCACGGCCCGCGGCTGA